The following are encoded in a window of Pseudomonas multiresinivorans genomic DNA:
- a CDS encoding MaoC family dehydratase — protein MAFVPVSALKDYIGKDLGHSQWITVDQQRINQFAECTEDHQFIHVDPEKAKKTPFGGTIAHGFLSLSLIPKLCEGLLVLPENPKMVVNYGLDSVRFIQPVPVDSRVRLQVTITDITEKNPGQWLIKARCTLEIEGLPKPAYIAESLSLCFV, from the coding sequence ATGGCATTCGTACCCGTAAGCGCACTGAAGGACTACATCGGCAAGGACCTGGGCCATTCGCAGTGGATCACCGTCGATCAACAGCGCATCAACCAGTTCGCCGAGTGCACCGAGGACCACCAGTTCATTCACGTCGACCCGGAAAAGGCGAAGAAGACGCCCTTCGGCGGCACCATCGCCCACGGTTTCCTGTCGCTGTCGCTGATCCCGAAGCTCTGCGAGGGCCTGCTGGTCCTGCCGGAGAACCCCAAGATGGTGGTCAACTACGGCCTGGACAGCGTGCGTTTCATCCAGCCGGTACCGGTGGATTCGCGCGTGCGCCTGCAGGTGACCATCACCGACATCACCGAGAAGAACCCCGGCCAGTGGCTGATCAAGGCACGCTGCACCCTGGAGATCGAAGGGCTGCCCAAGCCGGCCTACATCGCCGAATCGCTGAGCCTGTGCTTCGTCTGA
- a CDS encoding C13 family peptidase gives MPRHLLPLSLALFLAACGDGEPLTPPDARLPDGARYRGELVNGQLQGPGRLDYSNGAWYEGGFDKGLQSGQGKWNDGNGTSYEGEFRNGIFEGRGRLQYADGSVYEGQFKHGEFDGEGRLAQGGTTYSGGFRKGRYEGLGSLEQADGTRHQGAFAKGEANGEGARRDSLGNQYSGTFRNGVLEGKGIFRDDAGDQYSGEFRNDQFEGTGRFQNADGDVWFGRFKAGALSGPGEFIGTDGSRYQGEFRFWRFDGKGTLTRSDGQVYSGGFARGEYSGEGTLTRRDGSLQKGVWNAGQLRQDATGKRLPNPLEVGLLEQGALLEKELAAIPPSTPAIELYGVSLGGDGKQSVFLREADYVANLLGERFGARGVVRLVNHRDHLADRPMATRETLARTLRTIAERSGPEDLVFIYLTSHGSHDHQLVLDMPGLKLDDLPASELANLLAPLKDRDKVLVISACYSGGFIPALKDDKTLIMTAARSDRVSFGCSEEADFTYFGDGLFAKALQQTDDLKQAFTLASATVAKREKEEEFEPSEPQLWAPKAVITRWQALRAQQSHAELALGNIDAQAKRQGGN, from the coding sequence ATGCCACGCCACCTCCTTCCCCTGAGCCTCGCCCTGTTCCTCGCTGCCTGCGGCGACGGCGAACCACTGACGCCACCGGACGCCCGCCTGCCCGACGGCGCGCGCTACCGCGGCGAGTTGGTGAACGGTCAATTGCAGGGTCCGGGCCGGCTCGATTACAGCAACGGCGCCTGGTACGAAGGCGGCTTCGACAAGGGCCTGCAGAGCGGCCAGGGCAAGTGGAACGACGGCAACGGCACAAGCTACGAAGGTGAGTTCCGCAACGGAATATTCGAAGGGCGCGGCCGCCTGCAATATGCCGACGGCAGCGTCTACGAAGGCCAGTTCAAACACGGCGAGTTCGACGGCGAAGGCCGCCTTGCCCAGGGCGGAACCACCTACAGCGGCGGTTTCCGCAAGGGTCGCTACGAAGGGCTGGGCAGCCTCGAACAGGCCGACGGCACCCGCCACCAGGGTGCCTTCGCCAAGGGCGAGGCCAACGGCGAAGGCGCCCGTCGGGACAGCCTGGGCAACCAGTACAGCGGCACCTTCAGGAACGGCGTGCTGGAGGGCAAGGGCATCTTCCGCGATGACGCGGGCGACCAGTACAGCGGCGAGTTCCGCAACGACCAGTTCGAGGGGACCGGGCGCTTCCAGAATGCCGACGGCGATGTCTGGTTCGGCCGCTTCAAGGCTGGCGCGCTGAGCGGCCCGGGCGAGTTCATCGGCACCGACGGCAGCCGCTACCAGGGTGAGTTCCGCTTCTGGCGCTTCGACGGCAAGGGGACGCTGACGCGCTCCGATGGCCAGGTCTACAGCGGCGGCTTCGCCCGTGGCGAATACTCGGGCGAAGGCACCCTCACCCGTCGCGACGGCAGCCTGCAGAAAGGCGTCTGGAATGCCGGGCAACTGCGCCAGGACGCCACCGGCAAGCGGCTGCCCAATCCACTGGAAGTCGGTTTGCTGGAACAGGGCGCATTGCTGGAGAAGGAACTGGCCGCCATTCCGCCATCCACCCCGGCGATCGAGCTCTATGGCGTCAGCCTGGGCGGCGACGGCAAGCAGAGCGTGTTCCTGCGCGAGGCCGACTACGTCGCCAACCTGCTCGGCGAGCGCTTCGGCGCGCGCGGCGTGGTACGCCTGGTGAACCATCGCGACCACCTCGCCGACCGCCCCATGGCCACCCGCGAAACCCTGGCCCGCACCCTGCGCACCATCGCCGAACGCAGCGGCCCGGAAGACCTGGTGTTCATCTACCTGACCAGCCATGGCTCCCATGACCACCAACTGGTGCTGGACATGCCGGGGCTCAAGCTCGACGACCTGCCGGCCAGCGAACTGGCCAACCTGCTCGCCCCGCTCAAGGACCGCGACAAGGTGCTGGTGATTTCCGCCTGCTACAGCGGTGGCTTCATCCCCGCGCTCAAGGACGACAAGACCCTGATCATGACCGCCGCACGCAGCGACCGGGTGTCCTTCGGCTGCTCCGAGGAGGCCGATTTCACCTACTTCGGCGACGGGCTCTTTGCCAAGGCCCTCCAGCAGACCGACGACCTCAAGCAGGCCTTCACGCTGGCCAGCGCTACCGTGGCCAAGCGCGAGAAGGAGGAAGAATTCGAACCATCGGAACCGCAACTCTGGGCGCCGAAGGCGGTCATTACTCGCTGGCAGGCCCTGCGCGCGCAGCAGTCGCACGCAGAGTTGGCGCTCGGCAATATCGATGCGCAGGCAAAACGACAGGGTGGCAACTAA
- a CDS encoding oxidoreductase yields MYSKPTNILLAGATGLTGEHLLDRMLNEPTVKRVIAPARRKLAEHPRLENPIGPLAELIPHLVQPVDTVFCCLGTTLKEAGSEEAFRSVDFDLPLALGERGLALGARHYIVVSALGADSKSSIFYSRVKGELEDALRQQGWSQLTIARPSLLLGQREEIRLAELLAAPFSRILPGKLHGIEAIALARALWRLALETGKGTRVVESDELRKLGK; encoded by the coding sequence ATGTACTCGAAACCGACGAATATCCTGCTAGCGGGCGCCACCGGCCTGACCGGTGAACATCTGCTCGACCGCATGCTCAACGAGCCCACGGTCAAGCGCGTCATAGCTCCAGCCCGAAGGAAGCTGGCGGAGCACCCACGCCTGGAAAACCCCATCGGCCCGCTGGCCGAGCTCATCCCGCACCTGGTCCAGCCGGTGGACACGGTGTTCTGCTGCCTGGGCACCACGCTCAAGGAAGCCGGCTCCGAGGAGGCCTTCCGCAGCGTCGACTTCGACCTGCCGCTGGCCCTGGGCGAGCGCGGCCTGGCGCTCGGCGCGCGGCACTACATCGTGGTCAGCGCGCTGGGGGCGGACAGCAAGTCGTCGATCTTCTACAGCCGGGTCAAGGGCGAACTGGAGGATGCCCTGCGTCAGCAAGGCTGGTCGCAGCTGACCATCGCACGGCCATCGCTGCTGCTGGGCCAGCGTGAGGAAATCCGTCTCGCCGAACTGCTTGCCGCGCCCTTCTCGCGCATCCTGCCGGGCAAGCTGCATGGCATCGAAGCCATCGCCCTGGCCCGCGCGCTCTGGCGCCTGGCGCTGGAAACCGGCAAGGGTACCCGCGTCGTCGAATCGGACGAGTTGCGCAAGCTGGGCAAGTAA
- a CDS encoding YceK/YidQ family lipoprotein, whose product MTNKLLAALLLLQLGGCATVKTLNDSRPGDPLIYAGTRLDWYSLNGGCCPKDHFGTDAPAYPGLDLPGSALLDTLLLPLSIAAELGVGLQVWGGN is encoded by the coding sequence GTGACGAATAAGCTCCTCGCCGCCCTGCTGTTGTTGCAACTGGGCGGTTGCGCCACCGTGAAGACCCTCAACGACAGCCGCCCCGGCGATCCGCTGATCTATGCCGGCACCCGACTGGACTGGTATTCGCTGAATGGCGGTTGTTGCCCGAAGGATCATTTCGGCACCGACGCGCCGGCCTATCCCGGCCTCGACCTGCCCGGCAGCGCGCTGCTGGACACCTTGCTGCTGCCCTTGTCGATCGCCGCGGAATTGGGGGTTGGCCTGCAGGTGTGGGGCGGCAACTGA
- the ubiX gene encoding flavin prenyltransferase UbiX → MAGAERVTLAMTGASGAQYGLRLLDCLVQEDREVHFLISKAAQLVVATETDVTLPSKPQAMQAFLSEYTGAAPGQIRVYGKEDWMAPVASGSGAPSAMVVVPCSTGTLSAIATGACNNLIERAADVALKERRQLILVPREAPFSSIHLENMLKLSNMGAVILPAAPGFYHQPQTVDDLIDFVVARILNQLGIPQDMLPRWGEHHLVSDE, encoded by the coding sequence ATGGCCGGAGCCGAACGCGTCACCCTCGCCATGACCGGCGCCTCCGGCGCCCAGTACGGCCTGCGCCTGCTCGACTGCCTGGTGCAGGAAGACCGCGAGGTGCACTTCCTCATCTCCAAGGCCGCGCAACTGGTGGTGGCCACCGAGACCGACGTGACCCTGCCGAGCAAGCCGCAAGCCATGCAGGCTTTCCTCAGTGAGTACACCGGCGCCGCCCCCGGGCAGATCCGCGTGTACGGCAAGGAAGACTGGATGGCCCCGGTGGCTTCCGGCTCCGGCGCGCCCAGCGCGATGGTAGTGGTGCCCTGCTCGACGGGGACGCTCTCGGCCATCGCCACCGGCGCCTGCAACAACCTGATCGAACGCGCCGCCGACGTGGCGCTCAAGGAGCGCCGCCAGCTGATCCTGGTGCCGCGCGAGGCGCCGTTCTCCAGCATCCACCTGGAGAACATGCTCAAACTGTCCAATATGGGCGCGGTGATCCTGCCGGCCGCTCCGGGCTTCTACCATCAGCCGCAGACGGTGGACGACCTGATCGACTTCGTCGTCGCGCGCATCCTCAATCAACTGGGCATCCCCCAGGACATGCTGCCGCGCTGGGGCGAACACCATCTTGTCAGTGACGAATAA